Proteins encoded by one window of Hyphomicrobium nitrativorans NL23:
- a CDS encoding FdhF/YdeP family oxidoreductase, with protein MGKPEFIGKKSKAAGGWGALKSCGKKLLASGAPLSGAATMLKANQPDGFDCPGCAWGDPEHGSSFEFCENGVKAVAWEATDKRVGPSFFARHTVSELRTWTDYELERQGRLTHPLRYDAASDTYLPVSWEHAFTEIGGILKGLDSPHRAEFYTSGRASNEAAYLYQLFVRLYGTNNFPDCSNMCHEASGIALEQAVGIGKGTVTLEDFEKADAIFVIGQNPGTNHPRMLGDLRRAAMRGARVAVFNPVREKGLERFSDPQDKLEMLTGGSKPIANEYYQVRVGGDMAAVRGIAKAVFAADDTALAEGRPSVLDHGFLRQHTSAFSAYRATVDATSWDEIEHQSGLARVALEHLAQIYVESDRTICTWAMGVTQHRHSVATIREISNLMFLRGNVGRPGTGLCPVRGHSNVQGDRTVGINEKPPAAFLDALERELGVSMPRRNGHNVLAAIGAMLDGSAQAFIGLGGNFARATPDSSLIEKALRNQKLTVNIATKLNHSHLLPGEVSYVLPCLGRTEIDRNAKGAAQIVTVEDSMCMVHGSGGINKPASPELRSEVGIIAGIAAATVGSDVVNWGALAHDYDGIRDLIARTIPGFQDYNTRVRKPRGFRLYNAVDHRVWNTPTERANFSSDRLPGETEHQRALGETGLFVLQTFRSHDQYNTTVYGLDDRYRGIYGERRVVFVNPDDLAEIGIEGGERVDIVGRHEDGITRVADNFRVVPYDLPRGSVAGYYPELNVLVPLSTAGEQSDTPTSKSVLVSFRPAEQRKAA; from the coding sequence ATGGGTAAGCCCGAATTCATTGGAAAGAAGTCGAAGGCGGCTGGCGGCTGGGGCGCACTGAAAAGCTGCGGAAAGAAGCTGCTGGCCAGCGGCGCGCCGCTGTCGGGCGCGGCGACGATGCTGAAGGCCAACCAGCCGGATGGCTTCGATTGCCCAGGCTGTGCATGGGGCGACCCCGAGCACGGCTCGTCGTTCGAATTCTGCGAAAACGGCGTCAAGGCCGTCGCCTGGGAAGCCACCGACAAGCGCGTCGGGCCGAGCTTCTTCGCGCGCCATACTGTAAGCGAATTGCGCACATGGACCGACTACGAGCTTGAGCGCCAAGGCCGCCTCACGCATCCCCTGCGCTATGACGCGGCGAGCGACACCTATCTCCCGGTGAGCTGGGAGCACGCCTTCACGGAGATCGGCGGCATTCTGAAGGGCCTCGACAGCCCGCACCGCGCCGAGTTCTACACCTCCGGCCGCGCGTCGAACGAGGCCGCCTATCTCTACCAGCTCTTTGTCAGGCTCTACGGAACCAACAATTTTCCCGACTGCTCGAACATGTGCCATGAGGCGAGCGGCATTGCCCTCGAACAGGCCGTCGGCATCGGCAAAGGCACCGTCACGCTCGAAGACTTCGAGAAGGCCGACGCGATCTTCGTCATCGGCCAGAACCCTGGCACGAACCATCCGCGCATGCTGGGCGACCTGCGCCGCGCGGCGATGCGAGGCGCCCGCGTGGCCGTCTTCAATCCGGTCCGCGAGAAGGGTCTCGAACGCTTCTCCGATCCGCAGGACAAGCTCGAAATGCTGACCGGCGGCTCGAAGCCGATCGCAAACGAGTATTATCAGGTGCGGGTCGGCGGAGACATGGCGGCCGTGCGCGGCATCGCCAAAGCCGTCTTCGCAGCCGACGACACCGCTCTTGCCGAAGGTCGGCCCTCCGTCCTCGATCACGGCTTCCTGCGTCAGCACACGTCCGCCTTCTCCGCCTATCGCGCCACCGTGGATGCAACGAGCTGGGACGAGATCGAGCATCAATCGGGCCTCGCACGCGTCGCGCTCGAACACCTCGCGCAGATCTACGTCGAATCCGACCGCACGATCTGCACCTGGGCCATGGGCGTGACGCAGCACCGCCACTCCGTCGCGACGATCCGCGAGATCTCGAACCTGATGTTCCTGCGCGGCAACGTCGGCCGCCCCGGCACGGGCCTCTGTCCGGTTCGCGGCCATTCGAACGTCCAGGGCGACCGCACGGTCGGCATCAACGAGAAGCCGCCGGCCGCATTCCTCGACGCGCTCGAAAGGGAATTGGGCGTCTCGATGCCGCGCCGAAACGGCCACAACGTCCTCGCCGCCATCGGCGCCATGCTCGACGGATCGGCCCAGGCGTTCATCGGGCTCGGCGGCAACTTCGCGCGCGCAACGCCCGACAGCAGCCTGATCGAAAAGGCGTTGCGCAATCAGAAGCTCACCGTCAACATCGCGACCAAGCTCAACCACTCGCACCTGCTGCCGGGAGAGGTGAGCTACGTGCTGCCCTGCCTCGGCCGCACCGAGATCGACCGCAACGCGAAGGGCGCAGCCCAGATCGTTACGGTGGAAGATTCGATGTGCATGGTGCACGGCTCCGGCGGCATCAACAAACCGGCTTCACCGGAGCTGCGCTCGGAAGTCGGCATCATTGCCGGCATCGCAGCCGCGACCGTCGGTTCGGACGTCGTAAACTGGGGCGCGCTCGCGCATGACTACGATGGCATCCGCGACCTGATCGCACGCACGATCCCAGGCTTCCAGGATTACAACACCCGCGTCCGCAAGCCGCGCGGCTTCCGCCTCTACAATGCCGTCGATCATCGCGTTTGGAACACGCCGACAGAGCGCGCCAACTTCTCGTCCGACCGCCTCCCCGGCGAGACGGAACATCAGCGCGCATTGGGCGAAACCGGCCTGTTCGTGCTGCAGACCTTCCGCTCGCACGACCAGTACAATACCACCGTCTACGGCCTCGACGACCGCTATCGCGGCATCTACGGCGAGCGCCGCGTCGTATTCGTCAATCCTGACGACCTGGCCGAGATCGGCATCGAAGGCGGCGAGCGTGTCGACATCGTCGGCCGTCACGAGGACGGCATTACGCGTGTCGCGGACAACTTCCGCGTCGTGCCGTACGATCTGCCCCGCGGTTCGGTGGCAGGCTACTATCCGGAGCTGAACGTTCTCGTACCCCTCTCGACGGCTGGCGAGCAAAGCGATACGCCGACGTCGAAGTCCGTGCTCGTCTCATTCCGCCCGGCGGAACAGCGGAAAGCCGCATGA
- a CDS encoding leucyl/phenylalanyl-tRNA--protein transferase has protein sequence MLSHDAASSPATHQAIEASAPRTPETLADRRTAQFRESWNGWAQRWVLGSAYALKPDNIRDTPHLLYRVAVDLLSGGTRVPERGRTWPRPETFGGVCRSISPETVLAAARAGFFPWCHCGPLKWWTREKRMVLFFNEYHIAKRLRRDMKKAPYRVTFDQAFEDVIAACAGQRSYNRHALTWITPKIMALYTELFDQGHAHSFEVWDADGKLVGGGYGLAAGPVFMTESQFSLAPNTSKMGFAVLNYHLTKWGFLANDGKDFTPTIDAMGFRAIPRAEFDALLDNQAAEAKITAKTGRWSVEADMATVASWQPAPAKDDVAA, from the coding sequence ATGCTGTCTCACGACGCCGCCTCCTCGCCCGCAACCCATCAGGCTATCGAGGCATCCGCTCCCCGGACGCCAGAGACGCTGGCCGACCGCCGCACCGCCCAGTTCCGCGAAAGCTGGAACGGCTGGGCTCAACGTTGGGTTCTGGGCTCCGCTTACGCGCTGAAGCCCGACAACATTCGCGACACGCCGCACCTTCTCTATCGCGTCGCGGTCGATCTCCTCAGCGGCGGCACGCGCGTTCCCGAGCGCGGGCGGACATGGCCGCGTCCCGAAACCTTCGGCGGCGTCTGCCGGTCCATCTCGCCGGAAACCGTTCTCGCTGCGGCACGTGCGGGCTTCTTCCCGTGGTGCCACTGCGGTCCGCTCAAGTGGTGGACGCGCGAGAAGCGGATGGTGCTCTTTTTCAACGAGTACCACATCGCCAAGCGTCTTCGCCGCGACATGAAGAAGGCCCCCTATCGGGTCACCTTCGATCAGGCATTCGAGGATGTCATCGCGGCGTGTGCCGGCCAGCGCAGCTACAATCGCCATGCGTTGACATGGATCACACCCAAGATCATGGCGCTCTATACGGAGCTCTTCGACCAGGGCCACGCGCACTCGTTCGAGGTCTGGGATGCGGACGGCAAGCTCGTCGGCGGCGGCTACGGGCTCGCAGCCGGGCCCGTGTTCATGACCGAATCCCAGTTCAGCCTGGCGCCCAACACGTCGAAGATGGGCTTCGCCGTCCTGAACTATCACCTCACGAAATGGGGCTTCCTCGCCAACGACGGCAAGGACTTCACGCCCACCATCGACGCCATGGGCTTCCGCGCCATCCCGCGTGCAGAATTCGACGCCCTCCTCGACAACCAGGCTGCCGAAGCGAAGATCACCGCCAAAACCGGGCGCTGGAGCGTCGAAGCCGACATGGCCACCGTGGCGTCGTGGCAGCCCGCCCCCGCCAAGGACGACGTTGCGGCCTAG
- the cyoD gene encoding cytochrome o ubiquinol oxidase subunit IV, whose amino-acid sequence MSAQKSPAHTADTGHGDHSVTSHLHISMRDYLIGFVLSVILTAIPFWLVMGDVLESKQLTAFVIMAFAMVQIVVHIVYFLHMTSSAEEGWSFMALIFTLIIIVIALAGSLWVMHHLNTNTMPFHDMQKMQQLP is encoded by the coding sequence ATGAGCGCGCAAAAGTCCCCGGCTCATACAGCCGACACCGGCCACGGCGACCATAGCGTGACCAGCCATCTGCACATCTCCATGCGCGATTACCTGATCGGGTTCGTGCTGTCGGTGATCCTCACCGCCATCCCGTTCTGGCTGGTGATGGGCGACGTGCTTGAGAGCAAGCAGCTCACGGCCTTCGTCATCATGGCCTTCGCCATGGTGCAGATCGTCGTGCATATCGTCTACTTCCTGCACATGACGTCCAGCGCAGAGGAGGGTTGGAGCTTCATGGCCCTGATCTTCACGCTCATCATCATCGTGATCGCACTGGCCGGTTCGCTGTGGGTCATGCACCACCTCAACACGAACACCATGCCGTTCCACGACATGCAGAAGATGCAGCAACTGCCATGA
- the cyoB gene encoding cytochrome o ubiquinol oxidase subunit I, translated as MFDNIDLTKLIFGRLTWDAIPIHEPILVATFGVVALVGVAVAAGVTRYRLWGYLWKEWFTTVDHKRIGIMYMILGIVMLLRGFADAIMMRIQQAMAFGGSEGYLNAHHYDQIFTAHGVIMIFFVAMPLVTGLMNYIVPLQIGARDVSFPFLNNLSFWMTAGGAVLMMMSLFVGEFARTGWLAYPPLSGAEYSPGVGVDYYIWSLQVAGVGTTLSGINLICTIVKMRAPGMTMMKMPVFVWTSLCTNVLIVATFPILTATLVLLSLDRYVGTNFFTSDLGGNPMMYVNLIWIWGHPEVYILILPVFGIFSEIAATFSGKRLFGYTSMVYATVVITILSYLVWLHHFFTMGSGASVNSFFGITTMIISIPTGAKVFNWLFTMYRGRIRFELPMMWTIAFMLTFVIGGMTGVLLAVPPADFVLHNSLFLVAHFHNVIIGGVVYGLFAGMIYWFPKAFGFKLDPFWGKVSFWGWVLGFFFAFMPLYVLGLMGVTRRLRVFDDPSLQIWFVIAAFGAVLILVGIVAFIIQIAVSIMRRDELRDTTGDPWNGRTLEWATSSPPPAYNFAFTPVVHDNDAWWDMKKRGYTRPLEGFRPIHMPSNTGTGVVLAGLSVALSFGLIWYMWWLAAVCFAAIIVVAIAHTFSYDHGFHIPKDEVVETESERTKLLAANGASA; from the coding sequence ATGTTCGACAATATTGACCTGACGAAGCTGATCTTCGGGCGGCTCACTTGGGACGCGATCCCGATCCATGAGCCGATCCTCGTTGCAACGTTCGGCGTGGTGGCACTCGTCGGCGTCGCGGTCGCGGCCGGCGTCACGCGCTATCGCCTGTGGGGCTATCTCTGGAAGGAGTGGTTCACCACCGTCGATCACAAGCGCATCGGCATCATGTACATGATCCTGGGCATCGTGATGCTGCTGCGCGGCTTCGCCGACGCCATCATGATGCGCATCCAGCAGGCCATGGCCTTCGGCGGATCGGAGGGCTACCTCAACGCGCACCACTACGATCAGATCTTCACCGCTCACGGCGTGATCATGATCTTTTTCGTGGCGATGCCGCTGGTCACAGGCCTCATGAACTACATCGTGCCGCTACAGATCGGCGCGCGCGACGTCTCCTTCCCGTTCCTCAACAACTTGAGCTTCTGGATGACGGCCGGTGGCGCCGTGCTGATGATGATGTCGCTGTTCGTCGGCGAATTCGCACGCACGGGCTGGCTCGCCTATCCACCGTTATCGGGTGCGGAATACAGTCCAGGCGTCGGCGTGGACTACTACATATGGTCGTTGCAAGTCGCAGGCGTCGGCACGACGCTCTCAGGCATCAACCTCATCTGCACCATCGTGAAGATGCGTGCGCCCGGCATGACCATGATGAAGATGCCGGTGTTCGTCTGGACGTCGCTCTGCACCAACGTGCTGATCGTCGCGACCTTCCCGATTCTGACCGCAACGCTCGTGTTGCTCTCGCTCGACCGCTACGTGGGAACCAACTTCTTCACGAGCGATCTCGGCGGCAATCCGATGATGTACGTGAACCTCATCTGGATCTGGGGTCACCCGGAGGTCTACATCCTGATATTGCCCGTGTTCGGCATCTTCTCGGAGATCGCAGCCACGTTCTCGGGCAAGCGGCTGTTCGGCTACACCTCGATGGTCTACGCGACCGTCGTGATCACGATCCTCTCTTATCTCGTGTGGCTGCATCACTTCTTCACGATGGGGTCGGGCGCGAGCGTGAACTCGTTCTTCGGCATCACGACGATGATCATCTCGATCCCCACGGGCGCCAAGGTCTTCAACTGGCTGTTCACGATGTACCGCGGCCGCATCCGCTTCGAGCTGCCGATGATGTGGACCATCGCCTTCATGCTCACCTTCGTCATCGGCGGCATGACGGGCGTCCTCCTCGCCGTCCCGCCGGCCGACTTCGTGCTCCACAACTCGCTGTTCCTCGTGGCGCACTTCCACAACGTCATCATCGGCGGCGTCGTGTACGGCCTCTTCGCCGGCATGATCTACTGGTTCCCGAAGGCGTTCGGCTTCAAGCTCGATCCGTTCTGGGGCAAGGTTTCGTTCTGGGGCTGGGTGCTCGGCTTCTTCTTCGCCTTCATGCCGCTTTACGTGCTGGGCCTGATGGGCGTGACGCGGCGTCTACGCGTGTTCGACGATCCGTCGCTGCAGATCTGGTTCGTCATCGCCGCATTCGGCGCGGTCCTGATCCTCGTCGGCATCGTGGCCTTCATCATCCAGATCGCCGTCAGCATCATGCGGCGCGACGAACTCCGCGACACGACCGGCGATCCATGGAACGGGCGCACGCTGGAATGGGCCACGTCCTCCCCACCGCCGGCCTATAACTTCGCGTTCACGCCCGTCGTGCACGACAACGACGCCTGGTGGGACATGAAGAAGCGCGGCTACACCCGCCCGCTCGAAGGCTTTAGGCCGATCCATATGCCGAGCAACACCGGCACGGGTGTCGTCCTCGCGGGCCTCAGCGTGGCGCTGTCGTTCGGTCTCATCTGGTACATGTGGTGGCTCGCCGCGGTGTGCTTCGCGGCCATCATCGTCGTCGCCATCGCGCACACCTTCAGCTACGACCACGGCTTCCACATTCCGAAGGACGAGGTCGTCGAGACCGAATCGGAGCGGACGAAGCTTCTCGCGGCGAACGGAGCAAGCGCATGA
- the cyoA gene encoding ubiquinol oxidase subunit II, whose amino-acid sequence MSLIRLFVLIPFALLLGGCDLVVLNPSGDIALQQRDLVVISTILMLLIIVPVMALTVFFAWKYREANNPADYDPDWNHSTYLELVIWAAPLLIIICLGAITWMWTHLLDPYRPLDRVAADRPVAAEVKPLEVEVAALDWKWLFIYPEHGIATVNEMAAPVDRPIRFRLTATSVMNAFYVPALAGMIYAMPGMETTLHGVINKPGTFDGFSANYSGDGFSGMRFAFHGVDDEGFDTWVEKVKAEGGALDRTTYLELAKPSENEPVRFYASFEPQLFRLIRDRCAEPGKMCMDEMMAIDARGGLGLAGIALLQPADGKRPAARSAFFGPKSTTVTGICTTEEAVAAAELSQPVARPRDRTPLLGAGLPRPPLVSLAPPKLDASLLSRALSGT is encoded by the coding sequence ATGAGCCTCATTAGATTGTTCGTCTTGATACCGTTCGCCCTCCTGTTGGGAGGCTGCGACCTGGTTGTGCTCAATCCCTCTGGCGATATCGCGCTTCAGCAGCGCGACCTCGTCGTGATCTCCACCATTCTCATGCTTCTCATCATCGTGCCGGTGATGGCGTTGACCGTCTTCTTCGCGTGGAAATATCGCGAAGCGAACAATCCGGCGGACTACGACCCAGATTGGAATCATTCCACCTACTTGGAGCTGGTCATCTGGGCCGCGCCGCTGCTGATCATCATCTGCCTCGGCGCCATCACCTGGATGTGGACGCACCTGCTCGATCCATACCGCCCGCTCGACCGCGTAGCAGCGGACCGGCCGGTGGCGGCCGAGGTGAAACCGCTTGAGGTCGAGGTGGCGGCTCTCGATTGGAAGTGGCTGTTCATCTATCCTGAGCACGGCATCGCGACCGTGAACGAAATGGCCGCCCCCGTGGACCGGCCGATCCGCTTCCGGCTGACCGCCACATCCGTGATGAACGCCTTCTACGTCCCGGCGCTGGCCGGCATGATCTATGCGATGCCCGGCATGGAAACGACACTGCACGGCGTGATCAACAAGCCAGGCACGTTCGACGGATTCTCGGCAAACTACAGCGGCGACGGCTTCTCGGGGATGCGTTTTGCTTTTCACGGCGTGGACGACGAAGGCTTCGACACTTGGGTCGAAAAGGTCAAAGCGGAGGGCGGCGCCCTCGACCGCACCACCTATCTCGAACTCGCCAAACCCAGCGAAAACGAGCCGGTGCGCTTTTACGCATCATTCGAACCGCAACTTTTCCGCCTGATCCGCGACCGCTGTGCCGAGCCCGGCAAGATGTGCATGGACGAGATGATGGCCATCGACGCCCGCGGCGGTCTGGGACTGGCGGGCATCGCCCTGCTACAGCCGGCAGACGGCAAGCGGCCCGCCGCTCGCAGCGCGTTCTTCGGGCCCAAGTCGACGACGGTCACGGGCATCTGCACCACCGAGGAAGCCGTGGCGGCGGCTGAGCTCTCGCAACCCGTCGCGCGCCCGCGCGACCGCACACCTCTGCTCGGTGCCGGGTTGCCGCGTCCGCCGCTCGTCTCGCTCGCACCTCCCAAGCTCGACGCAAGCCTGCTGTCGCGCGCACTTTCCGGAACCTGA
- the guaA gene encoding glutamine-hydrolyzing GMP synthase gives MSASVLIIDFGSQVTQLIARRVRETGVYCEIHPYQTGAEAFAKLKPQAVILSGGPASVPEAGSPRAPDEVFAAGIPVLGICYGQQTMSQQLGGNVESGHHREFGRAVLQVERASPLFEGVWTPGERHQVWMSHGDRVTRLPDGFEVIATSENAPFAAVADEARRFYAVQFHPEVVHTPDGAKLIANFVHRIAGLSSDWTMAAYRREMIGRIQQQVGSGRVICGLSGGVDSAVAAVLIHEAIGDQLTCVFVDHGLMRLGEAEQVVGLFRDHYNIPLVHVDASKQFLDALAGVSDPEQKRKTIGKHFIDVFEAEAAKIGGAEFLAQGTLYPDVIESVSFSGGPSVTIKSHHNVGGLPERMNMKLVEPLRELFKDEVRALGRELGLPDAFVGRHPFPGPGLAIRVPGEITPEKLDILRKADAIYLEEIRNAGLYDAIWQAFAVLLPVRTVGVMGDGRTYDHVLALRAVTSVDGMTADFFPFDMGFLGRAATRIINEVRGINRVVYDVTSKPPGTIEWE, from the coding sequence ATGTCCGCCTCCGTTCTGATCATCGATTTCGGCAGCCAGGTCACGCAGCTCATTGCCAGGCGCGTGCGCGAGACCGGCGTCTACTGCGAGATCCATCCGTATCAGACCGGGGCAGAGGCGTTTGCCAAGCTGAAGCCGCAGGCTGTCATTCTCTCTGGCGGCCCGGCTTCGGTACCGGAGGCCGGGAGCCCGCGCGCGCCCGACGAGGTGTTTGCGGCCGGCATCCCGGTCCTCGGCATCTGCTATGGGCAGCAGACGATGTCCCAACAGCTCGGCGGCAATGTCGAGAGCGGTCATCACCGCGAATTCGGCCGCGCCGTTCTTCAGGTCGAGCGGGCGAGCCCCCTGTTCGAGGGTGTGTGGACGCCGGGCGAGCGCCATCAGGTGTGGATGAGCCACGGCGACCGCGTCACGCGTTTGCCGGACGGGTTCGAGGTGATCGCGACGAGCGAGAACGCGCCGTTTGCGGCGGTGGCCGACGAGGCGCGGCGCTTCTATGCCGTGCAGTTCCACCCGGAAGTCGTGCACACACCCGACGGCGCGAAGCTGATCGCCAACTTCGTGCATCGCATCGCGGGGCTTTCGTCCGACTGGACGATGGCCGCCTATCGCCGAGAGATGATCGGGCGCATTCAGCAGCAGGTCGGCTCGGGACGGGTGATCTGCGGGCTTTCGGGCGGCGTCGACAGCGCGGTTGCGGCGGTGCTCATTCACGAGGCTATCGGCGACCAGCTCACGTGCGTGTTCGTCGATCACGGCCTGATGCGGCTCGGCGAGGCGGAGCAGGTCGTCGGGCTGTTCCGTGATCACTACAACATTCCGCTCGTGCACGTGGATGCCTCGAAGCAATTCCTCGATGCGCTCGCGGGCGTCTCCGATCCGGAGCAGAAGCGCAAGACCATCGGCAAGCACTTCATCGACGTGTTCGAGGCGGAGGCCGCCAAGATCGGCGGGGCGGAGTTTTTAGCGCAAGGCACGCTTTATCCAGATGTGATCGAGAGTGTGTCGTTCTCCGGCGGCCCCTCGGTGACGATCAAGTCGCATCACAATGTGGGCGGCTTGCCCGAGCGCATGAACATGAAGCTCGTGGAGCCGCTGCGGGAGCTCTTCAAGGATGAGGTGCGCGCGTTAGGCCGCGAGCTTGGTCTCCCGGATGCGTTCGTCGGGCGTCATCCGTTTCCGGGGCCGGGTCTTGCGATCCGCGTTCCGGGCGAGATCACGCCGGAGAAGCTCGACATCCTGCGCAAGGCGGACGCGATCTACCTCGAAGAGATCCGCAACGCGGGGCTTTACGACGCGATCTGGCAGGCGTTCGCGGTGCTGTTGCCGGTGCGTACCGTTGGTGTCATGGGCGATGGGCGCACGTACGATCACGTTTTGGCGCTGCGCGCAGTCACGAGCGTGGACGGCATGACGGCCGACTTCTTCCCGTTCGACATGGGTTTCCTCGGCCGTGCGGCGACGCGCATCATCAACGAGGTGCGCGGCATCAACCGCGTCGTCTACGACGTGACCTCGAAGCCGCCCGGGACCATTGAGTGGGAGTGA
- the cyoC gene encoding cytochrome o ubiquinol oxidase subunit III: MTTANATAATGDAPVFYLKDEHAHPEGSSTMLGFWIYLMSDCLIFAVLFAIYGVLGASYAAGPAPKDLFDLELVAVNTAMLLFSSLTFGFAMLAMLKANVRGTLIWLGVTGLFGLAFLAIELYEFAHLIHLGATPQRSAFLSSFFTLVGTHGLHVAFGILWLVTLMVQVNRFGLIEANKRRLMCLSMFWHFLDVIWIGVFTFVYLLGVLR; this comes from the coding sequence ATGACGACCGCCAACGCAACCGCCGCCACCGGCGACGCCCCCGTCTTCTATCTCAAGGACGAGCACGCCCATCCCGAGGGGTCGAGCACCATGCTCGGCTTCTGGATCTACCTGATGAGCGACTGCCTCATCTTCGCGGTGCTCTTCGCGATCTACGGCGTTCTCGGCGCCAGCTATGCCGCAGGGCCTGCGCCGAAGGATCTGTTCGACCTTGAGCTCGTGGCGGTCAACACGGCCATGCTGCTCTTTTCCTCGCTCACCTTCGGGTTCGCGATGCTGGCCATGCTGAAAGCCAACGTGCGCGGCACGCTGATCTGGCTTGGCGTGACAGGTCTTTTCGGCCTCGCGTTTCTCGCCATCGAGCTTTACGAGTTCGCCCACCTCATCCATCTGGGCGCGACGCCCCAGCGCAGCGCGTTCCTCTCGTCGTTCTTCACGCTCGTCGGAACGCACGGTCTGCACGTCGCGTTCGGCATCCTGTGGCTCGTCACGCTGATGGTTCAGGTGAACCGCTTCGGCCTGATCGAAGCGAACAAGCGCCGCCTGATGTGCCTCAGCATGTTCTGGCATTTCCTCGACGTGATCTGGATCGGCGTGTTCACGTTCGTCTATCTCCTGGGAGTTCTGAGATGA
- a CDS encoding SURF1 family protein, which yields MTRAPGQTRSTTAVVLIALAAALSAALLAALGVWQVQRLFWKLDLIERVEQRLGADAVTAPGPEAWSGMTPAASEYLKVRLTGRFLHDKETRVQAVTDLGAGHWVLTPLQTAQGFTVLVNRGFVSPDRRDPETRREGQIAGETTVTGLIRRTEPDGAFLRANDPTADRWHSRDVAAIASARGLTEAAPYFVDADATPNPGGWPVGGLTKVAFSNNHLVYAVTWFTLALMALAGGGYVVHDWRRHKRRVSAGAHTYPLASAQ from the coding sequence ATGACGCGTGCCCCCGGCCAGACGCGCTCGACGACCGCGGTCGTTCTGATCGCGCTGGCCGCGGCCTTGAGTGCCGCGCTCCTGGCGGCTCTCGGCGTGTGGCAAGTCCAGCGCTTGTTCTGGAAGCTGGATCTGATCGAGCGAGTGGAGCAACGGCTCGGCGCGGATGCCGTGACCGCACCGGGACCTGAGGCGTGGAGCGGCATGACGCCTGCCGCGAGTGAATACCTCAAGGTCCGCCTCACCGGCCGCTTCCTGCATGACAAGGAGACGCGCGTGCAGGCCGTCACCGATCTCGGCGCGGGCCACTGGGTGCTGACACCGCTGCAAACCGCCCAGGGCTTCACGGTGCTCGTCAACCGCGGGTTCGTCTCGCCGGACCGTCGCGATCCTGAGACGCGTCGAGAAGGTCAGATCGCAGGCGAGACGACCGTAACCGGCCTCATCCGCAGGACCGAACCGGACGGCGCCTTCCTGCGCGCCAACGATCCGACGGCCGACCGCTGGCATTCCCGCGACGTAGCCGCCATCGCATCCGCCCGCGGGCTCACCGAGGCGGCGCCGTACTTCGTCGATGCGGACGCGACGCCCAATCCGGGCGGCTGGCCCGTCGGCGGGCTCACCAAGGTCGCCTTCTCGAACAACCACCTCGTCTACGCGGTGACTTGGTTCACCTTGGCGCTGATGGCCCTCGCGGGCGGCGGATACGTCGTCCACGACTGGCGCCGCCACAAACGCCGCGTCTCGGCAGGTGCACACACCTATCCCCTCGCCTCCGCCCAATAG